From Streptomyces sp. HUAS MG91, the proteins below share one genomic window:
- a CDS encoding aspartate-semialdehyde dehydrogenase: MAENSMRRPTLAVVGATGSVGAVLLQLLSQRADIWGEIRLIASPRSAGRKLTVRGEETEVVALEESVFDGVDVAMFDVPDDVAAQWAPIAAAKGVVVVDNSAAFRMDADVPLVVPEVNPHAARVRPRGIIANPNCTTLSMIVAVGALHAEFGLRELVVSSYQAVSGAGRSGVETLRAQLSLVAGTELGTSPGDVRRAVGDATGPFPEPVALNVVPWAGSLAEDGFSSEEMKVRDESRKILGLPELKVAVTCVRVPVVTTHSLTVHARFQSEVTADKAREIIATAPGVVLFDNPAAGEFPTPADVVGTDPTWVGRVRRSLDDPAGLELFVCGDNLRKGAALNTAQIAELVAAEISVG; the protein is encoded by the coding sequence ATGGCCGAAAACTCCATGCGGCGTCCGACGCTCGCGGTCGTGGGTGCGACCGGGAGCGTCGGCGCCGTTCTGCTGCAGCTGCTGTCGCAGCGCGCGGACATCTGGGGCGAGATCCGGCTGATCGCCTCCCCGCGCTCGGCCGGGCGCAAGCTCACCGTGCGCGGCGAGGAGACCGAGGTCGTCGCCCTGGAGGAGTCGGTCTTCGACGGGGTCGACGTCGCCATGTTCGACGTGCCCGACGACGTGGCCGCCCAGTGGGCGCCGATCGCCGCCGCCAAGGGCGTGGTCGTCGTCGACAACTCCGCCGCCTTCCGGATGGACGCCGACGTGCCGCTCGTCGTTCCCGAGGTCAATCCGCACGCCGCGCGCGTGCGGCCGCGCGGCATCATCGCCAACCCGAACTGCACGACCCTGTCGATGATCGTGGCCGTCGGCGCGCTGCACGCCGAGTTCGGCCTGCGCGAGCTGGTCGTCTCCTCGTACCAGGCGGTGAGCGGCGCCGGCCGCTCCGGCGTCGAGACCCTGCGCGCCCAGCTGTCGCTCGTCGCCGGTACGGAGCTGGGGACCAGCCCGGGCGACGTGCGCCGGGCCGTCGGCGACGCCACCGGCCCGTTCCCTGAGCCGGTCGCGCTGAACGTCGTACCGTGGGCCGGATCGCTCGCCGAGGACGGCTTCTCCTCCGAGGAGATGAAGGTGCGGGACGAGTCCCGCAAGATCCTCGGGCTGCCGGAGCTGAAGGTCGCCGTGACGTGTGTACGGGTGCCGGTCGTCACGACGCACTCCCTCACCGTCCACGCCCGCTTCCAGAGCGAGGTCACCGCGGACAAGGCGCGCGAGATCATCGCGACCGCGCCCGGCGTCGTGCTCTTCGACAATCCGGCCGCGGGGGAGTTCCCCACGCCCGCGGACGTGGTGGGCACCGACCCGACCTGGGTGGGCCGCGTGCGGCGCTCGCTCGACGATCCGGCCGGGCTCGAACTCTTCGTGTGCGGGGACAATCTGCGCAAGGGCGCCGCGCTGAACACCGCGCAGATCGCCGAACTCGTGGCCGCGGAAATCAGCGTTGGCTGA
- a CDS encoding aspartate kinase: MGLVVQKYGGSSVADAEGIKRVAKRIVDAKKNGNQVVVVVSAMGDTTDELIDLAEQVSPIPAGREFDMLLTAGERISMALLAMAIKNLGHEAQSFTGSQAGVITDSVHNKARIIDVTPGRIKESLDDGNIAIVAGFQGVSQDKKDITTLGRGGSDTTAVALAAALDAEVCEIYTDVDGVFTADPRVVKKARKIDWISFEDMLELASSGSKVLLHRCVEYARRYNIPIHVRSSFSGLQGTWVSNEPLVKKQGAESVEQAIISGVAHDTSEAKVTVVGVPDKPGEAAKIFRAIANAEINLDMIVQNVSAASTGLTDISFTLPKTEGRKAIDALEKQRANVGFDSLRYDDQIAKISLVGAGMKTNPGVTAGFFEALTDAGVNIELISTSEIRISVVTRADDVNEAVRAVHSAFGLDSDSDEAVVYGGTGR, encoded by the coding sequence GTGGGCCTTGTCGTGCAGAAGTACGGAGGCTCCTCCGTAGCCGATGCCGAGGGCATCAAGCGGGTCGCCAAGCGCATCGTGGACGCCAAGAAGAACGGCAACCAGGTGGTTGTCGTGGTGTCCGCGATGGGCGACACGACGGATGAGTTGATCGATCTCGCCGAGCAGGTATCCCCGATCCCTGCCGGACGAGAGTTCGACATGCTGCTGACCGCCGGAGAGCGGATCTCCATGGCACTGCTGGCCATGGCGATCAAAAACCTGGGCCACGAGGCCCAGTCGTTCACGGGCAGTCAGGCCGGTGTCATCACCGACTCGGTCCACAACAAAGCCCGGATCATCGACGTCACGCCGGGCCGCATCAAGGAGTCCCTGGACGACGGCAACATCGCCATCGTCGCGGGCTTCCAGGGTGTCTCGCAGGACAAGAAGGACATCACCACGCTCGGCCGCGGCGGCTCCGACACGACCGCGGTCGCCCTTGCCGCCGCGCTCGACGCGGAGGTCTGCGAGATCTACACCGACGTCGACGGTGTGTTCACCGCCGACCCGCGCGTCGTGAAGAAGGCGCGGAAGATCGACTGGATCTCCTTCGAGGACATGCTGGAGCTCGCCAGCTCCGGCTCGAAGGTGCTGCTCCACCGCTGTGTGGAGTACGCCCGGCGCTACAACATCCCGATCCACGTGCGGTCCAGCTTCAGCGGACTGCAGGGCACCTGGGTCAGCAACGAACCGCTCGTGAAGAAGCAAGGGGCAGAGTCCGTGGAGCAGGCGATCATCTCCGGTGTCGCGCACGACACCTCCGAGGCGAAGGTCACCGTCGTCGGCGTTCCGGACAAGCCGGGCGAGGCCGCGAAGATCTTCCGGGCCATCGCCAACGCCGAGATCAACCTCGACATGATCGTCCAGAACGTGTCGGCGGCGTCGACCGGTCTGACCGACATCTCGTTCACGCTGCCCAAGACCGAGGGCCGCAAGGCCATCGACGCCCTGGAGAAGCAGCGGGCCAACGTCGGCTTCGACTCGCTGCGCTACGACGACCAGATCGCCAAGATCTCGCTCGTGGGCGCCGGCATGAAGACGAACCCGGGCGTCACGGCCGGATTCTTCGAGGCGCTGACCGACGCGGGCGTCAACATCGAGCTGATCTCGACCTCCGAGATCCGCATCTCGGTGGTCACGCGGGCCGACGACGTGAACGAGGCCGTGCGCGCCGTGCACTCCGCCTTCGGACTCGACTCGGACTCCGACGAGGCCGTGGTCTACGGAGGCACCGGCCGCTGA
- a CDS encoding DUF5063 domain-containing protein, with product MSDATLHATSQDPNDFAVQISDQIESFIVAVTEIAKGDEPDSAVPFLLLEVSQLMLAGGRLGAHEDIVPDERYEPDLGPEADADELRERLARMLDPIDVYSEVFDPYEPRKAPVAARISDDLAGVVADLRHGMAHYRAGRITEALWWWQFSYFSSWGSTASATLRALQSLVAHVRLNQPLAELDGLDTDEDLAAGESTLEEEAGRVMAEEIAGPLGLRTVK from the coding sequence ATGTCTGATGCCACCCTGCACGCCACCAGCCAGGACCCGAACGACTTCGCGGTCCAGATCTCCGACCAGATCGAGTCGTTCATCGTCGCGGTCACCGAGATCGCCAAGGGCGACGAGCCGGACTCCGCCGTGCCGTTCCTCCTCCTGGAGGTCTCCCAGCTGATGCTGGCGGGCGGCCGGCTCGGCGCGCACGAGGACATCGTCCCGGACGAGCGCTACGAGCCGGACCTCGGCCCCGAGGCCGATGCCGACGAGCTGCGCGAGCGGCTGGCGAGAATGCTCGACCCGATCGACGTCTACTCCGAGGTCTTCGACCCGTACGAGCCCCGCAAGGCGCCCGTCGCGGCCCGGATCTCCGACGACCTGGCCGGTGTCGTCGCCGACCTGCGGCACGGCATGGCCCACTACCGCGCGGGCCGGATCACCGAGGCCCTGTGGTGGTGGCAGTTCTCGTACTTCTCCAGCTGGGGCTCGACCGCCTCGGCCACCCTGCGCGCCCTGCAGTCCCTGGTCGCCCACGTCCGGCTGAACCAGCCGCTGGCGGAGCTCGACGGCCTCGACACCGACGAGGACCTCGCCGCGGGCGAAAGCACCCTGGAAGAGGAAGCGGGCAGAGTCATGGCCGAGGAGATCGCCGGCCCCTTGGGCCTGCGCACGGTCAAGTAA